AATGTATCCGGAATGCAAGGTCATTGTGCTGACCAGTTATCTGGATGATGAAAAAATGTATCCGGTTATTGAGGCAGGGGCATTCAGTTACCTGCTGAAAACATCCAGAGCCAATGAGGTGGCAGATGCAATACGTGCTGCCGCTCGGGGGCAATCGGTTCTGGAATCACAAGTGGCGTCCAAAATGATGAATCGTTTCCGACAGCCGCAGGCAGTGGCACCGGCTCATGATGAATTGACTGATCGGGAGATGGATGTACTTCGGTTAGTCGCTAAAGGCAAGTCGAACCAGGACATCGCAGATGACCTGATTATTGGGATCAAGACGGTCAAATTCCATGTCACAAACATACTAGCAAAATTGGGCGTGGATGACCGTACACAGGCAGCCATCTATGCTTATAAGAATGGACTTGCGGAATAGAAAAAGAAGCGTGTGATGGTTTAGGCATGCACTATTGGTTTGTTGAATAGATAAGTGAAGTTAAGAAATCGGGGGGAGCACAATTTGAAAGTTTGTTCTGCCCATAAGATGATATAAGGTCCGATCAGCCATGAAGATGGTGGATAGGGCTTTTTTTGTATGCCAAAAAGAAGTTTAGCAAATGAGTAATGGGGGCATGCTGTTGATAGATTCATAGAATGCAAGAAAGAGCGGAGGATTCGAATGTTAAATCGATGGATGACAGCAGGCATACTCGCATTGGCAATCATTATACTTATAGGCATGACTCATGTGTACGCTGAGAAGACGGAATCCGAAGCAGGCAAGCTGGAACAATTGATGAAGACCGCAGATACAGCAATCGATCATGTGGAGCGTTTAGTCATTAAATGGCAAGGCGAAGGCCGTGGAGATGCAAAAGAGCAGGCGGAGCTGCTCGCTCATCGGCTGGGATTACAGCAGCCTGAACGCGTTGTACAGACGGGGCATGATGTGTATCGCAGTGAGATGGCTGCTGATGCTCAGCATGCAGGCATTCTGGTCAATGTTGTCGTGACGGGGGAAAAGGAATACTACACGATCATCCAATTATCAGGCAATGAACATACGGACCAACGTTTATTGATCACATTACATGAACAAGTATCCAAGTTGCTTAACGATTCGGGAATGAAAGCAACTTGGAATTTCGCTGTGCAGGGCACAGGTGCAACTGAAGAAAGTGGCGCCAGCAGTCAATTGCAGCAAATCGAGGAACAGCTGTCTGGAGATATGAATATGCAAGCGATAGAACGTTATACGGATAACAGCACTGCCAGCGTGTCATATGAGGCATCGGATCTGCCCATAGCGATTAAGAGCGGTACGCATCTCTTGAACATGCAGCTTGCAGTCCATAAGGATGACGAAAAGGGGACTAATCGAGTTACAGTAGGTTTCCCGGTGATCACGATTGAATATTAATGCAATATTCAAGCAGATTTATAAGTCTGATCATGAATTTTTATAGATGAAATTTCCATGAAATGTGGAAAAATATTGATAACATTTCTCAGGAAAATTAGTGCAACCCCTGGGGCTTTTATGCTAAAATGGCATCACATCCAAGAAGGAAATTTGCTGGTAATTGACGGTTGTATGTTGCGTATATAACACCATTACATAGCTCGGGGAGAGTGTGGAGATATCTTCCCGGAAAGAAAGAGGAGCCCATGGTCGAAAAACAAATGCAAGATGAAGTGCAGACACCAGGTGCAGTATTTTTCATTTTTGGAGCAACGGGTGATTTGGCCCGCCGGAAGCTGTTTCCGGCGATCTACAGTCTCTACCGCGAAGGCAAGTTAGCCGAAGACTTTGCGGTTATTGGTGTAGCGCGTCGTCCGAGGTCACCAGAAGAATTCCGGGAAGATATCTATGAATCCATTAAGGAGTTCTGCCGCTATCCGGCGGGGGAACCCGAAGAGTGGAACGCTTTTGTCGAACATTTTGAGTATAAATCACTAGATATCAATAACGTGGACGGTTTCAAAGAATTACGTGAGCAGACAGAGAGTCTAGAAGCGAAGTTTAACACACCGGGTAACCGGCTGTTCTATCTGGCGCTGGCACCTGAGCTCTTCGGCAGCGTCTCCTATAGTTTGCGTGATGGTGGAATGCTGGAGAGCCGCGGGTGGAATCGACTTGTAATTGAGAAGCCATTTGGATATGATCTGCAATCTGCGGAGCATCTGAATGAGCAGATCCGTGAAGTATTCCGTGAGGAAGAGATTTATCGGATTGACCACTATCTTGGCAAGGAAATGGTGCAGAATATCGAAGTCATTCGCTTTGGTAATGCCTTTTTCGAGCCGCTTTGGAACAATAAACATATTGCCAACGTTCAGATTACTCTGGGTGAGACGGTTGGTGTGGAAGAACGTGGTGGATACTACGATCATTCGGGAGCATTGCGCGATATGGGACAGAACCATATGCTGCAGATGCTGACGATGATTGCCATGGAGCCGCCAAGCCGTCTATTCCCGGAGGACATTCGGGATGAGAAGGTTAAGGTACTGCGTTCTCTGCGTGCTTTTACCTCTAATGAAGAAGTAAGCACTAACGTTGTGCGCGGGCAGTATACGGAAGGGGAGTATCGTGGTAAGCAGCTTCCCGGTTATCGTCAGGAGGACAAGGTTGATCCTGAATCCAATACGGAGACTTACTTTGCCGCACGTGTATTTGTAGATAATTTCCGCTGGGCAGGTGTGCCATTCTATATTCGGACAGGCAAGCGCCTTCCGGTGAAAACGACCGAGATTGTGGTTGAATTCAAATCCATGCCGAGTAACGTTTATCTGGGGAAAAAGTATAAACTGGAGCCAAATTTGCTCGTCATTCGGGTAAACCCGATGGAAGGAATTTATATTAAAATCAATGCCAAGAAGCCGGGTTCAGACTCCGAGATTCAGCCGCTGGCGATGGACTTCTGTCAGAGCTGCATGATTGGAATCAACTCGCCGGAGGCGTATGAACGTCTGCTGCATGATGCAGCAGAAGGAGACTCCACCTACTTTACCCGTTGGGATGAAGTGGCTACAGCATGGTCCTTCGTTGACCGGATTGCGGCGGCTTGGGCGGAAAATCACGGAGAGCTGCACACGTATCCGGCAGGTACGTGGGGTCCTGAAGCAACAGGCAAACTGCTGGAGCAGGACGGCTTCCACTGGTGGCCGGTGAATGGTCAGGACGAAGACAGTGTCGTCTGGCAAGTGAACAATTAATCATGGGCGTATCACTCATGAGTGGCAAGGATTTTGATTAGAGCGAAGTTATTTTAATGTATTGAGATGGGGCTTGCTCCTTTTATAAATAAGACTTGGGAAGAACGCAGCGATGCGATCTTTTCAGGTCTTTTTTTGCGGTGGAGAAGGTGGGGTGTAAAAATGTGCATATAATAAAATAAGTTATTGACAAAAAGTAAGTATATAACTTATACTCAATCAAGAGTTAAAGAGATTACGCAAAGATATACGGAACCCGATGACGAATCGGAAACGTACATCATTCATGAGATAAAATGTGAACCCGGTGAAGGGGTTACGAAATACATTCATGAGGAAAAAATTTTAGCATAATATCTTTAATCTAAGAATACTATTTTGTATATATTGAATGGAGGAAAAGAAAATGTTGGATGTTGGATTGTTGTTGATTCGTTTGGTGATTGGATTGTCGTTCATGGCGCACGGGGCTCAGAAATTGTTTGGATGGTTCGGGGGATACGGAATCAAGGGAACGGGCGGCTGGTTTGAATCAATGGGAATGAAGCCCGGCGCATTGGTAGCGCTGCTGGCAGGGCTGGCTGAATTCGGCGGTGGATTGCTGCTGGCTCTGGGTCTGCTCACACCGGTAGGCGGCATTCTGATTGC
Above is a window of Paenibacillus sp. E222 DNA encoding:
- a CDS encoding response regulator transcription factor, yielding METGIETETEAETSIKVLLVDDHEMVRIGLAAVLDTEDGIEVVGEAGSGEEGIRLAQEYKPDVVLMDLVMEGMDGIEATRQLLKMYPECKVIVLTSYLDDEKMYPVIEAGAFSYLLKTSRANEVADAIRAAARGQSVLESQVASKMMNRFRQPQAVAPAHDELTDREMDVLRLVAKGKSNQDIADDLIIGIKTVKFHVTNILAKLGVDDRTQAAIYAYKNGLAE
- a CDS encoding YwmB family TATA-box binding protein — translated: MLNRWMTAGILALAIIILIGMTHVYAEKTESEAGKLEQLMKTADTAIDHVERLVIKWQGEGRGDAKEQAELLAHRLGLQQPERVVQTGHDVYRSEMAADAQHAGILVNVVVTGEKEYYTIIQLSGNEHTDQRLLITLHEQVSKLLNDSGMKATWNFAVQGTGATEESGASSQLQQIEEQLSGDMNMQAIERYTDNSTASVSYEASDLPIAIKSGTHLLNMQLAVHKDDEKGTNRVTVGFPVITIEY
- the zwf gene encoding glucose-6-phosphate dehydrogenase; the protein is MVEKQMQDEVQTPGAVFFIFGATGDLARRKLFPAIYSLYREGKLAEDFAVIGVARRPRSPEEFREDIYESIKEFCRYPAGEPEEWNAFVEHFEYKSLDINNVDGFKELREQTESLEAKFNTPGNRLFYLALAPELFGSVSYSLRDGGMLESRGWNRLVIEKPFGYDLQSAEHLNEQIREVFREEEIYRIDHYLGKEMVQNIEVIRFGNAFFEPLWNNKHIANVQITLGETVGVEERGGYYDHSGALRDMGQNHMLQMLTMIAMEPPSRLFPEDIRDEKVKVLRSLRAFTSNEEVSTNVVRGQYTEGEYRGKQLPGYRQEDKVDPESNTETYFAARVFVDNFRWAGVPFYIRTGKRLPVKTTEIVVEFKSMPSNVYLGKKYKLEPNLLVIRVNPMEGIYIKINAKKPGSDSEIQPLAMDFCQSCMIGINSPEAYERLLHDAAEGDSTYFTRWDEVATAWSFVDRIAAAWAENHGELHTYPAGTWGPEATGKLLEQDGFHWWPVNGQDEDSVVWQVNN
- a CDS encoding DoxX family protein, which codes for MLDVGLLLIRLVIGLSFMAHGAQKLFGWFGGYGIKGTGGWFESMGMKPGALVALLAGLAEFGGGLLLALGLLTPVGGILIALTMVIAIVKVHGANGYWSTQNGFEYNLAILVIGVAIALIGGGQYALDALIF